The Microbacterium horticulturae genome has a window encoding:
- a CDS encoding DUF2249 domain-containing protein, whose translation MSESEILDVRELIPAQRHVIIFEKYNALEPGQSYILVNDHDPKPLYYQFAAEHEGQFTWEYLEEGPTTWRVEIGRPESN comes from the coding sequence ATGAGCGAGTCCGAAATCCTTGATGTCCGCGAACTGATCCCGGCCCAGCGGCACGTGATCATCTTCGAGAAGTACAACGCCCTCGAGCCCGGGCAGTCCTACATTCTCGTCAACGACCACGACCCGAAGCCGCTGTACTACCAGTTCGCAGCCGAGCACGAGGGCCAGTTCACCTGGGAGTACCTCGAAGAGGGGCCGACGACCTGGCGCGTCGAGATCGGTCGCCCCGAGTCCAACTGA